In Amblyomma americanum isolate KBUSLIRL-KWMA chromosome 8, ASM5285725v1, whole genome shotgun sequence, the DNA window AGTTAATTAGGTAGCGGCATTATTTACTTAGTGGCACGGAAACAACTGAGGCCACAATGAGCAATACACATGATGTAATGCAATGTAGTCACCTATGGCTACTATGAATTATCTACTAATAGACAGGTTTAAACACCGCGTAAAATGTGATTTGATCGGGTCTTTGAGCACATGGGCAggctctcaatttttttttttcagcagtatgGCTAAAGAAACTGAAGGACAGTAATGTCCCTAAGAAAAATAAgttggcatatatatatatatacacaaaatGAGCGGATCGTCAACGAATAAAAATGCAGTAATCACGTCGCTTTTAATTCGTAAAATGTGCATGATATTCGTATGTGTAAATTGAAAGGGCATGTGGCCACTGCGCGCCACGTAGCTGGTATGTATCCCGCGATCTCTGCGTCAACAATTTCAATTGCGAAATTCCGTTCACATCTTTACCATATTTTTAGCAGAATTCCTAACCTGTAGGGAAGAACTAGGTATGATACGGATGATGATAATTATTTTTTGTGGCATGCATAGCACTAGAGACGAACGCTGTTCCATCCGTGCTGTGTGTACTTCGGCGCAGTGCCCCAGAGCGACGTGTTTCAGAAGAGCGCACATCCGTCcgtccatacatacatacatgcatgcgtacatacatacatgcatacatacatacatgcatgcgtacatgcatacatacatacatgcgtacatacatacatacatgcatgcgtacatgcatacatacatgcgtacatacatacatacatacatacatacatacatacatacatacatgcgtacatacatacatgcatgcgtacatgcatacatacatacatgcgtacatacatacatacatgcatgcgtacatgcatacatacatacatgcgtacatgcatacacatacatacatgcgtacatacatacatgcatgcgtacatgcatacatacatacatgcgtacatacatacatacatgcatgcgtacatgcatacatacatacatgcgtacatgcatacacatacatacatgcgtacatacatacatacatgcatgcgtaCATGCGTGCATGTATACATGCATGCGTACAtgcatacacatacatacatgcatacatacatacatgcatgcgtaCATGCGTGCATGTATACATGCATGcgtacatgcatacatgcatgcgtacatgcatacatgcatgcgtacatgcctacatacatgcatacatacatgcatgcatacatacatacatacatacatgcatgcatgcatacatgcatgcatacatgcatacatacatacatacatacatacatacatacatacatacacacacatacatacatacatacatacatacacatacatacatacatacatacatacatacatacatacatacatacatacatacatacatacatacatacatacatacatacatacatacatacatacatacgtccgTCCGTCGGTCGTCCGGTCGGTCGGATCGATCGACCgtagtcggtcggtcggttggtctGATCGATCggtcggttggtcggtcggtTGAACAAACCGCTGTGAGAGTAGGGCAGTATGACACATCGACTAATGGGGACTGGTTCAGTAAGTCAATCACCCATTAGCCGTACCATTTAGCCGTGCTCTAGCAGCGCAGCCACGTCCACTATGTCGTCGAACCGAATAACCGCAACACCTTGAATGTTCAGAAATTACTCTGGTTGTTGTTTTGTGACCTCATAGGCTATGCACACGTGGCGCAGGATCCTGTTTCCTGGAGGCGACGTCGACGCAGTCAATTCTAGCTACGGCAGGGCGGCATCTATCCTCTACGACCTGGCGATGAAGGCGAGTTCTACTACCCTCATAAACGCTGCACTAGGAAGCTATGTTTCAAAGATGAACATTTCTATTGACACTTCACATATGCTTTCTAAGATAACCTTGTGCGACGAATTGCGACAGCAGGTATAGacagaggaagaaaggggcttggacagggcatgtaatgcgaacgcaagataaccgctggtccttgaaggTAACGGACGGGATTCCAAGAGCATGCAGGTAATCGTAGCAAGGTGTGGCAGTAGGTGGGGGGGGGatgagaagtttgcggggatagggtgggcgcTGCTTGCAAATGACtgggtaaattggagagacatgggagaagcctttgccctgcagtgggcgtagtcacgctgatgatgatgatgatgatgatgatgaatttccgCATAGCTTCTCAATGCCTCGCCGTCTCCCTGTTTCGTCATCGGGTAGGCCAACCGGAAGGGGACGCACTTCCCGCTGTGGGGCACGTGCCTGGGCCTTGAGTTAGTCGCCCGACTCGCCGTGGGTGGCAAGCAGGTGCTGACGCCGTGCCTCGCCCAGGGTGTGGGCATGCCGCTCGACTTCACCCGCGgtacgtgtgtgcgtgcgcgttgGCCGCCAATGCGACAGGGGGCTCCTGAATCGGTATAATTCGAGCGTGGTTTGATTCATCATCGGTTATCTATATTAGTGCCTATAAGCAGCACTGTGCGTTGGGAGGAACGCCATAGTGGAACTATATGGGCTCGTGACTAATTTGCGCCATTtataacgcgagagcgttaactCATTAAAGgtaccctgaaatgatttcgacgGGCAttttctagtgcaacagatctgtagaggtggtcgtTCTGGGTATTCTATTCAAATTCGAAAGCTCTGCGTGtgccctataatttagaaataattctAAAAATCCCTGCTCGCAGTAGTTGACAACTGATTAAGGCGACACCTCACCGTGTTGTATCCCCTACTCCGATGACGTCACTGGGCAGACGGGAAGAATTTgaaggctgcctcttctgcccactgacgtcatcgggataGGGGATACAGCACGGTGAGGTGTCGCCCTAATCTGTTGTGAactactgcgagcagcgatttttggAATTATTTCTAAATTACGGACTCCACGTGGAGCTTTAAAATTTCACTTGAGTACCCACCAAGACGacttctacagatctgttgcgCTAGAATATATTCCCATCGAAATCATTAAGGGTCCCTTTAATTCACATGCATTGAAAAAAAGGTTATGAATTTCCAGGACTTCATCATTAATGCCTCCTTCATCGCAAAAACGTAAAAATAAgattcattaagaaaaaaaatcaattacattTTAGTTAATTTCAGGAAATTTTTATAATATCTAGGTGCCTAAGGTCCACAAAACCATGCGCTAACACGCAGGTACATGCAAGAATTGAAGTGAAAAATTCAAATCTGCTTTATCATCCGCGAATGCAGCATTACGACTACGTTAATTTTTGGCTGTTTTGCGTTCTAGCTAGCTTTTGCATGAACTTATCTTTTCACGGGCCTCTTGCATGTCTGGCAGCTTATACTATGGCCTTACATTGGTAAATATGCTAGAGAAGAGCGTTACCTGAAGTATGTTAGTGATTTAAGTAGATATGCGGGAATAAATTAAAATTATTCATATTTTCTCGCTCTGTGTCATATATGGAACGTCGGGAGTTAATGGGTAACTCATGAGGCGGGAAAGGCAGCGCCGTCGCGTCGTTAGTGCGCGAAAAATCCCAGGAGCACGAGCGACCTTCCGCTGCTTCAGAGAACAGAAGCTTTCTACCTCTCGCGGATGCCACCAGGAGGCTCtgagtgagtgtgacgtcatcgttCGTCCTTGAAGAAGCAGAGTCGAAAATTTCCATTGCGCACGGGAGCCTCTATAGGAGTAGTGCGGAGTTATGCCGCCATGTGGAtggtatcaatcaatcaatcaatcagtaatCCGCATTTATGTACGGCTCAAACACCACCTTGCATTCACTTATGGTGACTGTTTCTCATCGGTTTGTTTCCTGTCGGACTCGAAGACTTCCGGAGAAGTCGGATGCTCCACAGTCTTCCCCGACACCTGCAGACGGTGCTGAGCTCCGAGCCGATTACATACAACGCGCATCACTGGTGCCTCACGCTGGAGGTACGTATATACACAGGCTCAGCGGACAGCTTTGCTAAGGCTGCTATTTTAGATATACGGGGTGTAGCGCTTTAAAAGGCGCCCTGAAGCATTGTTTAGATCGACTACGTGCGATACCATATAGGATCAAAGGGCGCTTTACTGGCGATGTCGTCACCGCGGAgatatttatttttaatatttccgCGCGCGCTCTGATACCGGTAAAATTCAGTGTTTAACCGGATACCAGATGCTTGAGAGTGGTCGCTGAAATGAAAGCAGTACATTGTACATGTTTGCGAAGGAATGAGAAAGTTCCAGTATAGGGTCCGTGGGTTGTGCACATTTAAAAGTTAAAATCTAGTGCTTTGCGGACTACCTATAGCTGAGGGTTACGCAGAAATTTCTTTTCCAGTATTGCCCAATATAGCATGACGCGCCTAATGCAATTCTATGTATATAGCGGCTCGGTCTATGTACCGGACATTGCGGTACTACTAATAATTTTTGGAAATGCAGGATTGCGGGTGCAAATCGGAAAATATCATTTTGGTAATATATGTTTTAAAAGAGAAAAGTGCGATATACGTCGTTGCATATAGAGGGAGTAGTAAAAGGCACGGCGTTGCTTTCATGTGAGATACAACAGTGTGAAGCTTTATGTTcgcgatgttttttttcttcagaacttCAAGGCCTTCGGACTGAACAAGTTTTACACGATTCTCTCCACAAACGTGGACCTGCAGGGAATGACGTTCATCTCAAGCATGGAAGGTGGGTTCGCATCAGGCACTGGTGACATTTTGCAAACGTGTGAAAAAGAAATGATAATCTTCTTTGTCAGTAAAAGACTAGATGAGTGGATAAGTTCATACTTTTTTTAAGCTCCAACAAAACGGAGACGAAAGGCgcgcttgcaaaaaaaaacaaaacaaacatttCGTCCTATGTACAGGTGAGCCTTTCGTGTCCTTTATTTTTGTGCGCTCCCGAAAAGTATGGCTTTCCTTTGTTCTATGGTGCTGTGTTTTTCGACACAGGAAATACACCGTCAGTGCCACTTAAAAATCTCCACAAGAAACCCAGCTGTGCAATGTACAAATGCTTAGTGAACATCACTGGGTCGCAGAACACAGCACTAAACCTAATTTGAGGCACTGGTGGTTGAACTTGAGGGAAGCCAACTACTGGTCCTGCTAAACATTTCCAAACAATACCGACGTGAAAGAAGGTTAGAGACCGATTCTGAAAGATGAAACCACAAGGCGTACCGGAGAGTACCTGttgtcggatacaactgaagagAAGGGGttttttcccgtcaaaggaccctcttccagccaatggcgtcggccggtttTCATGAGTCtgttagcgtgacaatgcagggagtgtcAGATGAAAGGGAATAGGTCCCCCCCTCCTTAATCGGGGATAGTCCTCTCCCTGCACTGTAACGTCGCTCCCTGCGTTGTCAGGCTAGTAGGTTCTCGAGTATccaccgacgccattggctaggtTCTCGAGattcgaccgacgccattggctaggtTCTCGAGTATCgaccgatgccattggctggagggggaCCCATTGTCGGGGGGAAAGCCGCtttattcttgagttgtatccggcaaCAGACACTAGTGCCCTAAACCATGCCCCGTTTGTTTTTGAAGCCGCCTCTTGCACGAGTTATAAACTGGCTTGGCAGAAATTAGTGCTATAGAGGAGGTCACTGTCGTCATCACCACTATCATCATCGTCAACACTGGTTACGTCACTGCATAGCAAACGCCTCTCTCATATGTCAACGGTTAGTCCTACGCAGCGCCAGGCGCGGCCACCGTGCCCAGCCAATCTCCCTCTCCCTCTTTCCCTTCTTATATCCCCCTTGACTGTCTTCCTTTTTGCGGAAACGTCTTTCAGCTGAATCCCTTCCGTTTCCTCAGACGCCCACCGGTTGTTTGTTCCCTGCAAATAACCCTTTATGCCTCATAGGGACACCGGTGTTCTACCTGCATGGTTTTGGAAATGTTTTCCCCGTCAGTGTAGAGAAACCTGGAACGACAACTACTTGTGGTGCCATCTATGAAGGGTTAACGCAACTATATCACACCTTATTTTACCCGTAGATGAATCAAAGGTCCTAGGCAAAATAAAAGAAGGCGGCTGGTTTGAGCTCTCCTTGCAGCTTCGGTTCAACGTCGAGCGCATGCGTGAGACTTGCAAGGCTCTCCGTGAGTGTAGAGAAACCTGGAACGACTGCTACTTGTGGTGCCTACTGTGAATAGTTAACGCAATTACATTACACCTTATTTTACGCGTAGATGAGTCAAAGGTGCTAGGAAAGACAAAAGAAGGCGGCTGGTTTGAGCTCTCTTTGCAGCTTCGGTTCAACGTCGAGCGCACGCGTGAGACTTGCAAGGCTCTCCGTGAGTGTAGAGAAACCTGGAACGACTGCTACTTGTGGTGCCTACTCTGAATAGTTAACGCAATTACATTACACCTTATTTTACGCGTAGATGAGTCAAAGGTGCTAGGAAAGACAAAAGAAGGCGGCTGGTTTGAGCTCTCTTTGCAGCTTCGGTTCAACGTCGAGCGCACGCGTGAGACTTGCAAGGCTCTCCGTGAGTGTAGAGAAACCTGGAACGACTGCTACTTGTGGTGCCTACTGTGAATAGTTAACGCAATTACATTACACCTTATTTTACGCGTAGATGAGTCAAAGGTGCTAGGAAAGACAAAAGAAGGCGGCTGGTTTGAGCTCTCTTTGCAGCTTCGGTTCAACGTCGAGCGCACGCGTGAGACTTGCAAGGCTCTCCGTGAGTGTAGAGAAACCTGGAACGACTGCTACTTGTGGTGCCTACTGTGAATAGTTAACGCAATTACATTACACCTTATTTTACGCGTAGATGAGTCAAATGTGCTAGGAAAGACAAAAGAAGGCGGCTGGTTTGAGCTCTCTTTGCAGCTTCGGTTCAACGTCGAGCGCACGCGTGAGACTTGCAAGGCTCTCCGTGAGTGTAGAGAAACCTGGAACGACAACTACTTGTGGTGCCATCTACGAAGAGTTAACGCAACTATATCACACCTTATTTTACGCGTAGATGAATCAAAGGTCCTAGGCAAAACAAAAGAAGGCGGCTGGTTTGAGCTCTCCTTGCAGCTTCGGTTCAACGTCGAGCGCATGCGTGAGACTTGCAAGGCACTCCGTGAGTGATGTAACAGTGCACGAACTCTGCACCGTTCCTTCCTTGAAGGCACGTCGGCGCCCGTGTACGCCGTTCAGTTCCACCCAGAGATGGCCGTGTTCGAGTGGGGCACCCGAACACCCGGTCGCAGCCACCTGTACCACAACGGGGACACCGCCCTCTTCTCCCAGTACCTCGCAAACTTCTTCGTGGGTGAAGGTACAAAAAATTCCTTGACTTCTACTTACCACGCATGTTCTTTGAGCTGCGCACGGGTACAGAAGAGTGCCGTATCCAGAGGGTCTCTAAACTTAAGTCTAAGCAGGCTACGTAATAACATAGTCCATCTATGTGATCAAAAGCATACACAGTGCAAACGTCCATGAATAGCGTGCACTGCACAAGCAACTGCGTAAGTAGGAAGATGAGGGGTTATACATGTTATTCAGGTGAGCTCGGGGAAAACAGAAAGATGCACTCCAAACATGAGtacacctatatgggagcaaaaagggagtaaaatGGCCTCTAGTGCACTTaattttataaaagagagtgtgctataggacagcttactcctttttgcCCCTTTCTTTTTACTCATTTTTGTTTGGAGTGTGGAGACAAGGAACGAACAAGAACACAGCCTCGATAAAATGGGAATACAAAATAAATAGGTAAAATAGGAGAGAAGAAAAATAGAAGGAAGAAGGGTAAAACATGAGAAATTGGTAGGAATGCGTTTTATCAGCAGCTGCCCTGAGCTTTTCGCACGCGTATATATTGCGCAATTTTTATTTTGATTATTAGCTAGCAGAATGTGCAGGGAGtgattttttctttcattccttcatAATTTGGGCATTTAAGAGTTAAATGACTGGGGGTGGTCGAAGTCAGTCCGGAGCTGTCTTCTAAACTGCAAACACGAATTACCCTATAAGGGTCTAAAAAACGATAAGCCGTCCTCTAGCGCAATCTCTAATAGGGGTAGGATATGTTGTCCAAGGCCTAAGATATTGTTACGACGATTTTGTTAAGATATTGTTACGAAGAAGAGGAtgttaatgcagctccctgttcgtgttggtgctccctgctaggaactctttattctagccgccaacacttgtaaataaatgtaaatagtatttccccgtaacaatatatttC includes these proteins:
- the LOC144100207 gene encoding gamma-glutamyl hydrolase-like isoform X1, with product MKAADEFSRLSIPWKAQADVTQFCSSLYQPFLTRRRSFHGFHCYLSSILIDIARGMPSHRPLLIVAYAALAAAVAFASKTHRPIIGILAQKVNDLLPPHQANQTYISASYVKFVEQAGARVIPIFVDREDDYYIKTFNAVNGILFPGGDVDAVNSSYGRAASILYDLAMKANRKGTHFPLWGTCLGLELVARLAVGGKQVLTPCLAQGVGMPLDFTRDFRRSRMLHSLPRHLQTVLSSEPITYNAHHWCLTLENFKAFGLNKFYTILSTNVDLQGMTFISSMEGTSAPVYAVQFHPEMAVFEWGTRTPGRSHLYHNGDTALFSQYLANFFVGEARRNNHRFPNEDEERRALIYNYQPSFTEDKTYFTQMYLFE
- the LOC144100207 gene encoding gamma-glutamyl hydrolase-like isoform X2, whose protein sequence is MPSHRPLLIVAYAALAAAVAFASKTHRPIIGILAQKVNDLLPPHQANQTYISASYVKFVEQAGARVIPIFVDREDDYYIKTFNAVNGILFPGGDVDAVNSSYGRAASILYDLAMKANRKGTHFPLWGTCLGLELVARLAVGGKQVLTPCLAQGVGMPLDFTRDFRRSRMLHSLPRHLQTVLSSEPITYNAHHWCLTLENFKAFGLNKFYTILSTNVDLQGMTFISSMEGTSAPVYAVQFHPEMAVFEWGTRTPGRSHLYHNGDTALFSQYLANFFVGEARRNNHRFPNEDEERRALIYNYQPSFTEDKTYFTQMYLFE